ATTACTGGATGATGCAGGCAACGACCCGATCAAACGTTCGTCGCTGATCACGGATATTATCCGCACGGTAGCCATTATCCCCGACAATATAGCCCGTTCCATCTATATCCGCGAATGCAGTGCGATGATGGAGATAGACGAACAGGTGTTGCTGAACGAGGTAAACAAAATCCGTTTAAATAAGGAAGAAAGGCAAAACAACCAGACACAGTCCACACCTCCGGTTTCCAATACAATGAGTATGATACCGGAATATCCGGATATTCCCGGTTACCAGCCGATCGTAGAGGATAGCTTTTTGCCACCATCGGACGAAGCAATGCCATCATTACCGGACGATATGCCCCCTCCTCCTCCGCCCATGGAAGAATATCCGGCGGGAGAGACAGGTCCTATGGATGTGCCCCCCCCCGATTTTCCGCCAGTACAACCGCCGGAAGTGGTTCGCGCCGCCCAGCCGAAACGTTCGCCTTATGAAATATACGAACTTACGTTGCTGAAATATATCGTGCGTTATGGCGAGAAAGTTTTGTTCGACTATGTGGATGAAGAAACAAACGAACATATCGTTATGCGTGTTGCCGAATATATCCGTTACGACCTGGAACGTGACGATCTGACTTTCTATACCCCGATCTTCAAAAATATGCTCGACGAAGCTGCCGAGAGATGCAAGAACGAGGGATTTATTGCCAACCGTTACTTTCTGGCCCATCCGGACCCGAACGTCAGCCGTTTGGCTGCGAACCTGATCAGCGAAAAATATCAGTTGAGCAAATATCACAGCAAGTATCGTGAACTGGAACAGGAAGAGGACAAACTGGATCAGCTGGTTATTCGTGAAATATATGCCATGAAGGATGCCTATATCATACGCCAGATTAAAGAGACCCAGTTAGGCATCAAGGAAGCACATCTGAAAGGGAATGAAGATCAGGTGTTCGAGTTGATGAGAAAGCTGACTCACCTGAACGAGATAAAGAATGTATTGAGTAAAGAATTGGGAGAACGTATCGTATTAAAAATGTAACAACAATTTATAGCCTATGAACTTTTTGGAAACGGAAGATGTGGTAAAACAGTATGCCAATCATCTTGCCCTGAACAAAGTCAACATCCAGGTTCCCGAAGGAAAGATATTCGGGTTGCTCGGACCTAATGGTGCCGGCAAAACCACACTAATCCGTATCATCAACCGTATCACGGCTCCCGACAGTGGGATCGTTCGTTTCAACGGACGTGAATCGCAACCGGAGGATATATACCAGATCGGATACCTGCCGGAAGAACGTGGTCTTTATAAAAAAATGAAAGTCGGCGAACAAGCTATCTACCTGGCACAATTGAAAGGCTTATCCTACCAGGAGGCCCGTAAACGCCTGACACAATGGTTCGAAAAGTTCGACATCATGCCCTGGTGGAACAAGAAGCTGGAAGAGTTGTCGAAAGGGATGCAACAGAAAGTTCAATTCATCATTACCGTTATTCACGAACCGGCACTGCTTATATTCGACGAACCGTTCAGCGGTTTCGACCCGGTGAATGCGGAACGGCTGAAGCAGGAAATACTGGAACTGAAGGAGAAAGGACATACGATCATATTCTCCACCCATAATATGGCATCAGTGGAAGAAATATGCGATAATATAGCCCTGATAAATCGTTCACAGGTCGTTCTTTCCGGAAATGTAACGGAAGTAAGGAACCGTTTCCGGAACAATACATTTACTTTACGCATCACATCGGATAGCTCCCTGCAAAACGATCAGACGGATATCTTTACTATACTTTCCGAAAAGGAACAAAGCGGGATACGTGAATTTCAGATCCATAAGGCAGAAGGTATCAGCAACTCTGCTCTACTGTCCACTTTATCGAAACAGGCAGAAATTCTCTCGTTTACCGAAGAGTTACCATCCATGAACGACATATTTATTAACACCGTATCAGGTACAAACACGACACAGGCATGAATAAAATAGGACTTATAATCAAAAGAGAGTATCTGCGCCGGGTAAGTAAAAAGTCGTTTATCCTGCTTACGCTATTAACTCCGTTTTTGTTTGCAGCACTGGTGTTCGTTCCGTTATGGTTGTCAACTATTAAAGGAGACGAGGTTCGTAATATCGCCATTATCGATACGACAGGAAAATATGCCCAATTGTTTGAAAACAATGAAAGCTTCCACTTCGTCCATAGCGACAAGACGCTAGACGACTATCGCCGGAACAGTGACAAGGAAATATTCGCCTTCCTCAGTATTACAGACGATCTGTTGAGCAACCCAAAGGCGGCAACTCTCTATTCGGAAAAGCAGGTACCCGTCGAACTGAGCCGGCTGGTTAACCAGACATTAAGCAAACAACTCGAAAGTGAGAAGCTTGCTTCCTTCAACATCCCCAATCTGAAAGAGATCATCCGGGAAAGTAAGATCAATTTTAATGTACAAACCATCAAATGGAGCGAAGACGGGCAGGAAAGTACGTCGTCGGCCACCGTAGCATCCGTGATCGGAATGGTATTCACGTTCATTATTTATATGTTCATTATGATGTATGGTGCGATGGTCATGCAAGGGGTGATGGAGGAAAAGACCAACCGCATCATCGAGGTGATGATTTCTTCTGTGCGGCCGTTCGATCTGATGATGGGGAAAATTATCGGTATCGGTTTTGTCGGATTGACACAGGTATTCCTGTGGGGGATTATCACGACCGTACTGGTTAGCGTAGGAGGATTCATGTTCTCGGGAGGGGCTGATATGAGTGCCTTACAAGCCGGC
This is a stretch of genomic DNA from Parabacteroides chongii. It encodes these proteins:
- a CDS encoding ABC transporter ATP-binding protein codes for the protein MNFLETEDVVKQYANHLALNKVNIQVPEGKIFGLLGPNGAGKTTLIRIINRITAPDSGIVRFNGRESQPEDIYQIGYLPEERGLYKKMKVGEQAIYLAQLKGLSYQEARKRLTQWFEKFDIMPWWNKKLEELSKGMQQKVQFIITVIHEPALLIFDEPFSGFDPVNAERLKQEILELKEKGHTIIFSTHNMASVEEICDNIALINRSQVVLSGNVTEVRNRFRNNTFTLRITSDSSLQNDQTDIFTILSEKEQSGIREFQIHKAEGISNSALLSTLSKQAEILSFTEELPSMNDIFINTVSGTNTTQA
- a CDS encoding ABC transporter permease → MNKIGLIIKREYLRRVSKKSFILLTLLTPFLFAALVFVPLWLSTIKGDEVRNIAIIDTTGKYAQLFENNESFHFVHSDKTLDDYRRNSDKEIFAFLSITDDLLSNPKAATLYSEKQVPVELSRLVNQTLSKQLESEKLASFNIPNLKEIIRESKINFNVQTIKWSEDGQESTSSATVASVIGMVFTFIIYMFIMMYGAMVMQGVMEEKTNRIIEVMISSVRPFDLMMGKIIGIGFVGLTQVFLWGIITTVLVSVGGFMFSGGADMSALQAGPQMGMVDTNALASSSGNEIMGIINSINIAEIGISFIIYFIGGYMLYASIFAAIGSAVDSQEDTQQFMAPVTIFMIFALYAGIYSMENPDGPLAFWCSMIPFTSPIVMMVRIPFEIPLWEKLLSVSLLYASAIGIVWLSAKIYRVGILMYGKKPSIKEMVKWIKYK